In Carassius gibelio isolate Cgi1373 ecotype wild population from Czech Republic chromosome B17, carGib1.2-hapl.c, whole genome shotgun sequence, a single window of DNA contains:
- the bub1bb gene encoding mitotic checkpoint serine/threonine-protein kinase BUB1 beta codes for MAECDAEWELCKENIQPLRQGRSVSALQQALCQQQEGNHTALNQKKQAFESELRLYDGDDPLDVWDRYIKWTKQTYPQGGKESNLSVLLERAVTRFTADKKYHNDVRYIELWIEFAEGCSDPMDVFRYMQAQGIGTMRAALYIAWSEEYEKRGNTKMADSVFQDGIKCGAEPVEKLHAFHRALQARACRQMMSSMTDPQRDDEDDDDDEPQRASLAELKAKGKKKAVVPINRVKASVGYARGLQFKQPLGPRQNSRLVVFDENKASETEPQEPKFEIWTATPTARAKENEQKPEKWTNVKMPLKSRSGLSVAVPPPKPSFQPFVEEDDQPPAVTPCKINPAVNSVLSARKPCRPEQTPLKMLQERMQLQTQEDGKSREQSMYCRELLYSGASEFCFEELRAERYRQKHAHKLQTKPEEAHAN; via the exons ATGGCCGAGTGTGATGCTGAATGGGAATTGTGTAAAGAAAATATCCAGCCTTTGAGACAAGGCCGGAGTGTTTCAGCCCTGCAGCAGGCTCTGTGTCAGCAGCAGGAGGGAAACCACACGGCCCTTAACCAGAAGAAGCA agcgTTTGAGTCTGAGCTGCGGCTGTATGATGGAGACGATCCTCTAGATGTTTGGGACAG GTACATTAAATGGACAAAGCAGACGTATCCACAAGGTGGAAAGGAGAGTAATTTGTCCGTGCTTCTTGAAAGAGCAGTTACACGCTTCACAGCCGACAAGAAATATCACAACGACGTTCGCTACATTGAGCTCTGGATCGAGTTT GCAGAGGGCTGTTCTGACCCCATGGACGTCTTCCGCTACATGCAAGCTCAAGGCATCGGAACCATGCGAGCCGCGCTTTACATCGCCTGGTCTGAAGAGTACGAGAAGAGAGGGAACACAAAGATGGCGGACAGCGTGTTTCAGGACGGCATCAAGTGTGGAGCAGAACCCGTGGAGAAACTGCATGCATTTCACAG AGCTCTGCAGGCTCGTGCGTGCAGACAGATGATGTCATCCATGACCGATCCACAGCGAgacgatgaagatgatgatgatgatgagcctCAGCGAGCATCACTGGCCGAGCTCAAAGCCAAAGGGAAGAAAAAGGCTGTGGTTCCCATCAACCGGGTGAAAGCATCGGTCGGAT ATGCTCGCGGGCTTCAGTTTAAACAGCCGCTGGGGCCTAGACAGAACAGCCGCCTGGTGGTTTTCGATGAGAATAAAGCTTCCGAAACCGAGCCGCAGGAGCCCAAATTTGAGATCTGGACAGCAACACCTACAGCCCGGGCCAAAGAGAACGAACAGAAGCCTGAGAAGTGGACCAACGTGAAG ATGCCTCTGAAGTCCAGATCGGGTCTCAGCGTCGCCGTTCCTCCTCCTAAACCCAGCTTCCAGCCGTTTGTGGAAGAGGACGACCAGCCTCCCGCTGT GACTCCGTGTAAAATCAACCCTGCGGTGAACTCGGTGCTGTCGGCCAGGAAGCCCTGCAGGCCGGAGCAGACGCCGCTGAAGATGCTGCAGGAGCGGATGCAGCTCCAGACGCAGGAGGATGGGAAGAGTCGAGAGCAGAGCATGTACTGCAGAGAGCTGCTGTACAGCGGAGCCAGCGAGTTCTGCTTCGAGGAGCTGCGGGCCGAGCGCTACCGACAGAAACACGCTCACAAACTACAGACCAAACCTGAGGAAGCCCATGCAAACTGA